The nucleotide sequence caatcccaccccatcccacttTACCCATcattcccaccattcccaatcccattcaTCATTCCCATCATCCCCAATCCTGTTATTCCCATCCCATTATTCCCATTCCCGTTATCCCCATGATTCCCATCCTGCCCATTAATCCCATtattcccaatcccatttttcccatcATTCCCAATACCATTATTCCAAATCTCAgtattcccattttccccattcccaatcccattattcccattccccattcccgttcccatcccattcccatgaTTCCCAATGCCATTTTTCCCATCATTCCCATTAATCCCatcattcccaatcccattcaTCATTCCCATCATTCCCATTATCCCCATCATTCCCATTCCTGTTTTCCCATTCCAATTATTCCCAATCCCATCATTCCTATcattcccatttccatcccattcccattatCCCCATCATTCCCATCATTCCCATTCCAATTATTCCCGTTCCCATTAATCCCATCATTCCCAATCCCGTTATTCCCGTTTTCCCCattccagccccattcccatccccacgATTCCCAATCCCGTTTTTCCCAGCATTCCCActtccatcccattcccattatTCCCAATCCCATCATTCCCATTCCTCCCATTGCTCCCAACCCCATTCCCATCATCCCcaccattcccaatcccatttttcccacCATTCCCAATCCCGCatttcccctcccccccccccaggatCCCCACAATTCCCGTTTTCCCCGCCCCTTTCCCGAGGCATTCCCggaattccaggaattccctCACCTGGTTGGAGGACATGTTCTCGGCCTTCATCAGGGACGAGTagctcctgcagggagaatTCCCGGAATTATCCCGTAATTCTGGGAGAATTCCCGCCGGAAACCCCGGGGCGGACCCCGGAATTCCCCAGGATTCCCCCTCTGGAATTCCGCCCCTCGTCCGTCATCCCGCAATTCCCTCTGCCCGAGGTTGTTCCCTGGGATTTCCCCATCTGGGAATTCACGGATTCGGAATCCCAATCCCAGATTTCTGAGCCCGGATCCCGGGGAATTCCCaatcctgcctgtcccagcctggatcccGGGAAATTCCCGGATTTCCTTCAATCCCGGTTTTTATGGAGCTCAGGGAAGCTCCCAAGGGAATCCTGGGAATCCCAAATCCCTTGGGCGATTCCAGAGGGAATTCCTGAGAAGATTCCAGAGGAAATTCCAGAGGCAACTGAGGTAATTCCAAAGGGAATTCCAGAGGGAATTGAGGCAATTCCAGAGAGAATTCCAAAGAGAAATCCAGAGAAAATTCCAGGAGCAATACCAGAGGCAATCCAGAGCGAATTCCAGAGGCAACTGAGGGAATTCCAGAGGGAATCCCAGAGGGAACTGGGGTAATTCCAAAGGGAATTCCAACGCCATTCCAGAGGGAATTCCAAAAGCAACCCAGAGACAATTCCAGACTCGATTCCGTGGAGAATTCCGGAGAGAATTCCAGAGGGAATTCCAGCACTCCCAGGCCCCACTCCCTGACCGAAGCCGGGATTCTCCTTGGAAAACCCCGGGAATTCCAATCCTGGCATTCCCAACAAACATTCCCGGAATTCCCACCAACCGTTCTCACCATTCCCAGCGAGCATTCCCGACATTCCCACCAGACATTCCTGGAATTCCCGGCATTCCTTCCCACCTGAGCTCCTCCATCCCCTCGCTGTCCCGGCATTCCCAGCAAACATTCCCAACATGGCCCCCAAACATTCCTGGAAATTCCCAATATTCCCAGGAATCTCACCAAACATTCCCAGCAAACACTCTGGGAATTCCCACCAAACATTCCCAACGTTCTCACCAGACACTGCAACCAAACATTCCCAACATTCCCACCAAACATTCCCACCACTCCTGgcattcccagaattcccacctGAGCTCCTCCATCTCTTCGTGGTCCCAACATTCCCAACAAATATTCCGGGAATTCCCACCTCACATTCTCACCAAACACTCCCAACATTCCCAACAAACACTCCTGGAATTCTCACCAAACATTCCCAGCAAACATTCCCAAACGTTGCCCCCACAcattcctggaattcccaacAGTCCCAGAATTCCTATCCAAACATTCATGGAATTCCCACCAAGCATTCCCAATGTTCTCACCAGACATTCCCACCAAACACCCCCAGAATTCTCACCAAACATTCCCAACATTCCCAACAAATATTCTGGAAATTCCCACCAAACATTCCCACCAAACACTCCCAGATTCCCAGCAAACATTCCCAACATTGCCCCCAAAcattcctggaattcccaaaaGTCCCAGAATTCTCACCAGACATTCCCACCAAACATTCCCGGCATTCCCAGCAAACATTCCCAACGTTTTCACCCAGACGTTCCAACTAAACTCCCAACATTCCCACCAAACATTCCCAGCAAGAATTCAGGGAATTCCCACCAAACACTCCCAGATTCCCACACGACATTCCCTGAATTCCCGGCATTCCCAGATTCCCACCGGAGCTCCTCCATCTCCctcttcctgcagagctccttgCGCTGCTCCCGGCGCCGCCACCAGACATTCCCAACATTCCCACCCAACATTCAGGGAATTCCCACCCAACATTCCCACCCGACATTCCCAGAATTCCCGGCAGGCATTCCCAGATTTCCCACCTGAGCTCCTCCATCTCTTCGTGGTCTCAACATTCCCAACAAACATTCCGGGAATTCCCACCAAACGTTCCCACCAAACCCTCCCAACATTCCCAACAAACATTCCTGGAATTCTCACCAAACATTCCCAGCAAACATTCCCAAACGTTGCCCCCACAcattcctggaattcccaacAGTCCCAGAATTCCTATCCAAACATTCATGGAATTCCCACCAAGCATTCCCAATGTTCTCACCAGACATTCCCACCAAACACCCCCAGAATTCTCACCAAACATTCCCAACAAATATTCTGGAAATTCCCACCAAACATTCCCACCAAACACTCCCAGATTCCCAGCAAACATTCCTGGAATTCTCACCCAACATTCCCACCCAACATTCAGGGAATTCCCACCCAACATTCCACAGCATTCCACGGACCCTTGCGCATGCCCAGCCGCCAACATTCCCTCCCCATCCTGATTCACCACAGGAATTCCACACATTCCCTCCCGGCATTCGGCATTCCACCGGAGCTCCCATCTCCTCTTCCGCGGAGTCCTCCGCTGCCTGCAGCTCCGCCTGGCGCCACCACCAAACATTCCCAACATTCCCACCCAACATTCAGGGAATTCCCTGCCAacattcccagatttcccagCATTCCCGGCATTCCCACCGGAGCTCCTCCATCTCCCTCTTCCTGCGGAGCTCCTCGCGCTGCTCCCGGcgctgctcctgcagctccgCCCGGCGCCGCCCCCGCTCCTCCCGGTCCCGGCATTCCCGCTCGGCCGCCAGGTCCGGGAACCGCTCCACGCGCGTCCGCTCCAGCCGCCGCAGCTGCTCCGCCCCGCGACGCTCCACCGTCACCGAGCGCACCTGGGGTTAGACCGGGCTCAGACCGGGCTTAGACCGGGCTTAAACTGGGATTAAACTGGGGCTGAACCGGGATTGAACTGGGATTGAACTGGGGTTACACCGGGAGTTAAACTGGGAACTGGGAGCGCGCTGCTCCGCCCCGCACCGCTCCACCAGCACCGTGCGCACCTGGGGTTAGACCGGGCTCAGACCGGGCTTAGACCGGGCTTAAACTGGGACTGAACTGGGGTTAAACTGGGACTGAACTGGGACTGAACTGGGATTGAACTGGGGTTACACCGGGAGTTAAACTGGGAACTGCGACTGTGCAGCTCCACCCCGCACCGCTCCACCGGCACCGAGCGCACCTGGGGTTAAACCGGGCTTAGACCGGGCTTAGACCAGGCTTAAACTGGGACTGAACTGGGACTGAACTGGGATTGAACTGGGGTTACACCAGGAGTTAAACTGGGAACTGGGAGCGCGCTGCTCCGCCCCGCACCGCTCCACCGGCACCGAGCGCACCTGGGGTTAAACCGGGCTTAGACCGGGCTCAGACCGGGCTTAGCACAGGCATTAAACCGGGGTTAAACTGGGACTGAACTGGGATAGAACAAGGAGTTAAACTGGGAACTGGGAGTGTGCTGCTCCGCCGCCCGCCGCTCCACCGGCACCGAGAGCACCTGGGGTTAAACCAGGGCTTAAACTGGACCTAAACCAGGGTTAAACTGGGCTTAAACCGAGCTTAAACTGGGGATTAAACCGAGTTTAGACTGGGATTGAACCGGGGTTAAAGTGGGAATTAGACTGAGGATTAAACCAGGAATTGAAGTGGGCGCTGCTCCGCCGCTCCACCGGCACCAAACGCAGCGGGGACAAGGGGTTAAACCAGGACTAAACCAGGATTAAACCAGGATTAAACCGGGATTAACGGGAGTTAAACTGGGAATTACACTGGGAATTACATCAATTATACTGGGAAAACCAGGAATTGAACTGGGAATTAAACCAGGAATTGGGAGGGCACTGCTCCGCCGTCACCGGGGGCACCTGGGATTAAACTGGGGTTAAACTGGGATTAACGGGAGTTGAACTGGGAACTGGGAGTGCGCTGCTCCAGTGGTGGGGATTAAACCGGGGTTAAACCGGGATTAACCCGGGAATTGGGATTGCACCGCTCCGCTATCACGGAGAGCACCTGGGAAACAGGGATTAAACCGGGAGTTAAACTGGGAATTAAACCGGGAATGGGGCTCTTCCCAATGGGAGCCACGTCCcggtgctgctctctgctggcgATGGCGGGAAGTGCCGGAAATTCGGGAATTGCGGGAAAATCGGGAATTGTGGGAAAGCTGGAAACATCCCAGTCCCGGATTGTGTCGGGAATtgtgggaaaactgggaatgtgGGGATGTTCCCGGTGTTCCCAGTTCCTGAGGCTCCCATTCCTACATTCCCAATGACCATTCCCACGTTCCTGTTGTTCCCAGTCCCACATTCCCAAATTCATTCCCAGATTTATTCCCCTCACTCACGTCCTTGTGCTGGTTGAAGCCAATCTgctcccattcccaatcccaaattcccagatCCATTCTCAAATTCATTCCCACCCCTCACTCATGTCCTTGTTGCAGTGGAAGCCGatctgttcccattcccattcccacattcccaaattcccattccccattccccgTTCCCACATTCCCAGATTATTCccacattcccattcccattccccattccccaatCCCATTCACATTCCTCAATCCCAATCCCACAttctccattcccattcccacattcccattCCCTCACTCACGTCCTTGCTGCGGTGGAAGCCGATCTGATCCCATtcctattcccattcccattcccattcccacattcccacattcccacaTAATTCCCCACTCACGTCCTTGCTGCGGTGGAAGCCGAtctgatcccattcccattcccaatcccacattcccattcccacattcccacattcccccGCTCACGTCCTTGCTGCGGTGGAAGCCGATCTGCCCCACGTCCATGTCGGGCGTTTTGCGCAGGTTGCTCCAGGGCGTGTAAAGCACCGTCACCGAGCTCAGCTTGCACCCTAAAAACGGggcaaaaatggaaaaaaacgGGAAAAACCGGTGTGAAAATGGTAAAAACGGGGTAAAGCACCGTCACCGAGCTCAGCTTGCACCCTGAAAACGGGGCAAAAACCGGCAAAAACGGGCAAAACCAGGCAAAAACCTGATCCAATGGGGTAAAGCAGCGTCACCGAGCTGAGCTCGCAGCCGTTTTTTCCTGGGATTCCCTGGAGATTTcccagggctttttttttgtgatttcccatttttctccccagaatttcccattttttcctgggatttccctgtttttttccagtttttcccatttccccaggATTTCCcacaatttccctttttttttcccccagaatttcctgttttttctggGATTTCCTGAGAATTTCCCAAGGGGTTTTTGTGATTTCTCCCcagaatttcccattttttcctgggatttcctggggatttctctgatttttccaggaaatttcccatttttttcctgaatttcccatttttccccagggtttcccagaatttcccattttttcccctcagaatttcccagctgttttttttcctgggatttcccaaaattttccaggttttttttttcctgttttttccaggtttttttcccccaggatttCCTGAGGTTTTTCCAGGATTTCCCAGGACATTCCCCATTTAttcccaaatttcccattttttccccagatcTTCCATTTTTCCcgaatttcccattttttcctcaggatttccattttccagcttttttccctgggatttcccattttttctgaaattcccaaattttctttttccgAATTatccatttcccagatttcccagtttccatttttccaggattcccatttttttccccgtgatttcccattttttccaaaaatctcccattttcccagattttcccacaatttccctttttcccccccagaaTTTCCTGGTTTTTCCTGAGAATTCCCCAAGGGGTTTTTTGGTGATTTCTCCCcagaatttcccatttttccctgggatttcctggggatttcccattttttcctggggatttctctggttttcccaggatttcccaTTTCTCCCCATTTTCTCCCACTTTTCCCGGATTTTTCCGGGATTTTTCCCGGGATACCTTGGATGCTGTTGGCCTTCACCAGGTGGGCGCAGTCGCTCAGCACCTCCTTGGGGATGTCGTCCATGGTCTGGCCCTGCACGGaattcccaaaaattcccaaaaattcccaCAAATTCCCACCTCATCCCACTCCCACAGCCCCAACTCCCCAACTTCCCGAGgttttccctcattttcccAAGCTTTCCCAAGGAATATCCCACTTTTCCTGGGGTTTCTCCCACTTTTCCCAAGgacttttcccatttttcccaggGTTTTCCCAAGGAATATCCCGATTTTCCCAAGGTTTCCCAGAGATATCCTGATTATCCCAAggtttttcccagttttcccaagCTTTCCAGAGGAATATCCCAGTTTCTCCCAAGGTTTTCCCAAGGAATATCCCGATTTTCCAGAGGTTTCTCGCACCTTTCCCAAGGTTTCCCAGGGATATCCCAATTTTCCCAAGGTTTTCCCCAAGCTTTCCCAGGGATATCCCGATTTTCCCAagatttttcccacttttcccaaGGTTTCCCCAAAGGAATATCCCAATTTTCCCGATGTTTCTCCCACTTTTCCCAAGATTTCCCACAGATATCTCTATTTTCCCAaggttttttcccacttttcccgAGCTTTTCCCAAGGGATATCCCGATTTTCCCGAGGTTTTTCCCAAGATTTCCCAGTGATATCCAAATTTTCCCTACTTTTCCTGAGGTTTCCTGAGGAATATCCCGATTTTCCCGAGGTTTCTCCAAACCTTTCCTGGATTATCCCAATTTTCCCAGGGTTTTCCCAAGGAACATCCCAATTTTCCCAAAATTTCCCAGGAATATCCCAATTTTCCCAaggttttttcccacttttcccgAGGTTTCCTGAGGAATATTCCACTTTTCCAAAGGCTTCCCCAAACCTTTCCTGGAACATCCCAATTTTCCCAAGGTTTCCCAAGGAATATCCCAATTTTCCTGACATTTCTCCCACTTTTCCCAAGTTTTCCCAGGAGTATCCCAATTTTCCCAAGACTTTTCCAAATTTTCCAAAGGTTTCCCAAGGAATATCCCAACTTTTCCCAAGATTTCTCAGCAATATCCTGATTTTCCCAAGGTTTTCCCCACTTTTCCCAGGGATATCCCAATTTTCCCGCTGTTCTCCTGAATTTTCCCTGAttttcctcagtttctcccaaggttttcccaaattttccccaGGAGACATCCTGAGATTTTTCCCAaggtttttccccccagtttccCAGGGAACATCCcaaatttttcctgctgtttttcctgagatttttcccaggattttcctgaattttcccAGCATTTTCCTCAATTTTTCCCAAGATTTTCCCCAAGATTTTTTCCAcaattttccccaaaattttCCTCAATTTCCCCCAGGatttttcccaggattttcgCGAGGATTTTCCTCATTGTTTCCCAAGATTTTCCCAAGATTTTTCCCAAGATTTTTTCCACAACTTTTCCCAAAATTTTCCTCAatttttcccaggatttttcctcattttttcccaggattttccccaatttttcccagaattttccTCAATTTTTCTCAAGATTTGCCCCAAATTTTTCCCAAGATTTNNNNNNNNNNNNNNNNNNNNNNNNNNNNNNNNNNNNNNNNNNNNNNNNNNNNNNNNNNNNNNNNNNNNNNNNNNNNNNNNNNNNNNNNNNNNNNNNNNNNNNNNNNNNNNNNNNNNNNNNNNNNNNNNNNNNNNNNNNNNNNNNNNNNNNNNNNNNNNNNNNNNNNNNNNNNNNNNNNNNNNNNNNNNNNNNNNNNNNNNNNNNNNNNNNNNNNNNNNNNNNNNNNNNNNNNNNNNNNNNNNNNNNNNNNNNNNNNNNNNNNNNNNNNNNNNNNNNNNNNNNNNNNNNNNNNNNNNNNNNNNNNNNNNNNNNNNNNNNNNNNNNNNNNNNNNNNNNNNNNNNNNNNNNNNNNNNNNNNNNNNNNNNNNNNNNNNNNNNNNNNNNNNNNNNNNNNNNNNNNNNNNNNNNNNNNNNNNNNNNNNNNNNNNNNNNNNNNNNNNNNNNNNNNNNNNNNNNNNNNNNNNNNNNNNNNNNNNNNNNNNNNNNNNNNNNNNNNNNNNCCAATGCTGACCGtgatcctgatcccaatcccaatcccaatcctgATCCTGACCATTATCATGATCCTGATCTCAATCCCAATTTTGATCCCAATCTTGATCCCAGTCTCAATCCCAATCTTgatccccatcctcatcctgatcccaatcccaatcccaatcccaatcccaatcccaatcccaatcccaatcccaatcccaatcccaatcccaatcccaatcccaatcccaatcccaatcccagtctTGATTCCAATGCTGATCCAAATCCAATTCAATCCCAACCCCGATCTCAATCCCAATTCCAATCCCAACTGCAATCCcgatcctgatcccaatcccaactGCGATCCCAATcccgatcccaatcccaatcccaatcccaatcccaatcccgaTCCCAATTCCAATCCCAGTCTTGATCCCAATgctgatcccaatcccaatctCAATCCCAACcccgatcccaatcccaatcccaatcccgaTCCCggatcctgatcccaatcccaactGCGATCCCAATCCCGATCCCTGCGCTGAATCCCACGGGAACAACCCCGAGGCCTCCCCACCTTGGGTTTGCCGGAGCCTCCTTGGGAGGACATTCCCAGGAAAAGGCGCCGGATCCAACCCGGGCTGGGATTGTCGCCCCTAAATCCCCATCCCAGCGGGAAGCGACCCCGATCCCACTGGGAATTCTCatccagccccttcctgctcATCCAGAGGATCCAGGAGGAACATCCAGGAATCCCaaagggaacagggacaggagggtggggaaggaagggaagcgATCCCAATTTTCCAACAATTCCCGAGGATGGGATGCTCCAACAACCCCCGGGATGGGTTTGGGATCGCTTTCCCGGGAAAACCCAAGAGGGAATTCCAGGAATATTCCCCCTTCCCCCTGTTCATTCCAAAGCCTGTGGATGGTTCGGGAGGTGCCACCAGGGAGTTCCATGGaaatgtttgggggtttttttgtggaaagggagcaggaatggccggaggggtgggaggaattccagccctggaattgtggcaggaattccctggaattcctCTTTCCTTGTTGATCCCAAATCCGGTCCCAAGGAGCCACCAGcaatttccatggaaatgttttttttgtggaaagggAGCAGGAATGTCCAGGAGGAACCCCCAGGAATCCAGAGTGGAACAGGGAGGGGAGGCAATCCTGATTTTCCAACAATTCCAAGGGATGGGATGCTCCAACAACCCCCGGGATGGCCGGGATTGCTTTCCCAGGAATACCCAGGagggaattccaggaattccaggaatattcccccttcctccctctcaaTTCCAAAGCCCGTGGATGGTTCGGGAGGTGCCAGCACCGATTTCCACGGAAATGTTTTTTATGTGGAATGGAGCAGGAATGTCCCGAGGGGTTGGgaggaattccagccctggaattggggcaggaattccctggaattccccTTTCCAAGGAGCGATTTCCATggaaatgttttggggtttttttgtggaatGGGAGCAGGAATGTCCCCAGGGGACGGAGGGAGCTCCTTATCCCAGCAATTCTCAACAATTCCCGGAGTTTTCCCCCCCAGATCCCGGGAATTCGGTGCCTTTCCCGCCGCCCGGGGGTGGCACCGAGGCCGGGGGTGACAGGAGGTGACAGCGCTGTCCCCAAACCCTTCCTGACCCcaggggcggcggcggggaagGGGCGAGGGTGCCacgggctggggacaggggcgGTGTCACCGGCCcggggggacagaggggacagagggacagatggacagatggacagagggacagagggattcagggcaggacagaggggacagaggggacagaggggacgGGGAGGACAGGGGGTCAGAGGGGactgaggggacagagggacagggtaGGACAGGAGGACAGAAGGGACGGGGGGATAGaggggacagaaggacagagggacagaggggacagagcaggacagagggacagagcgGGACAGCGGGACAgaagggacagggggacagagggacagagggacagagggacagagggacagggggacagagggacagggggacagggggacagaggggacagagggacagagggacagggggacagagggacagagggacagggggacagagggacagagggacagaggggacagagggacagaggggacagaggggacagagggacagagggacagagggacagaggggacagggggacagaggggattgaggggacagagggacagagggaacagaggtgacagagggacagagggacagggggacagaggggacaggtcaagacagagggacaggagggactgAGGGGAttgaggggacagagggacagaggggatgggggagctgaggggactgaggggacacaggggacacaggggtcaGGGGGAcggggggacagaggggacagaggggacagaaggGACAATGGGACAGAGGGACTGGGTGGGACAGAGGGGTCAGGGggtgacaggaggggacagaaagGAAGGGGGGGGTCTGAGGGGACAAGGGggtgacaggaggggacagaggggacagggggtgacaggaggggacagaaggGAAGGGGGGGGTCTGAGGGGACAAGGGAGTGAcagaaggggacagaggggacagggggtgaca is from Serinus canaria isolate serCan28SL12 chromosome 3, serCan2020, whole genome shotgun sequence and encodes:
- the CCDC25 gene encoding coiled-coil domain-containing protein 25 — encoded protein: MGKVLGKSGNLWEFLGIFGNSVQGQTMDDIPKEVLSDCAHLVKANSIQGCKLSSVTVLYTPWSNLRKTPDMDVGQIGFHRSKDVRSVTVERRGAEQLRRLERTRVERFPDLAAERECRDREERGRRRAELQEQRREQREELRRKREMEELRSYSSLMKAENMSSNQDGNDSDDFM